A genomic window from Flavobacterium hankyongi includes:
- a CDS encoding OmpH family outer membrane protein, whose product MKKIVVMVAVIVSAVACNKTPDAKEFKTAYIDTQKLMEDYTEAKELDEKYKTKGEVMGRELEVAAKKLKVEMDGFQKNAMAKGQMWAQQKGAELQQREQQLGYAQQAMLQQLQQESGKELDTIVKQVKVFIKDYGKQKGYDYIYGTGDAATVLYAKDSYDITGEITKALNEKYESKAKKSDAKEETKKEEKK is encoded by the coding sequence ATGAAGAAGATTGTAGTAATGGTTGCTGTAATAGTTTCAGCAGTGGCGTGTAACAAAACTCCGGATGCTAAAGAATTTAAAACAGCCTATATTGATACCCAAAAATTAATGGAAGATTATACAGAGGCTAAAGAATTAGACGAAAAGTACAAAACTAAAGGTGAAGTTATGGGTCGTGAGCTAGAAGTTGCCGCAAAAAAGCTTAAAGTTGAAATGGATGGTTTCCAAAAGAATGCTATGGCTAAAGGTCAAATGTGGGCGCAACAAAAAGGAGCCGAACTACAACAAAGAGAACAACAATTAGGATATGCTCAACAAGCTATGCTTCAACAATTACAACAAGAAAGTGGTAAAGAATTAGACACTATTGTTAAGCAAGTAAAAGTCTTTATTAAAGATTACGGAAAGCAAAAAGGATATGATTATATCTATGGAACAGGTGACGCTGCTACAGTTTTATATGCAAAAGACAGCTATGATATTACTGGAGAAATCACAAAGGCATTAAACGAAAAGTACGAAAGCAAAGCTAAAAAATCTGATGCTAAAGAAGAAACTAAGAAAGAAGAGAAAAAGTAA
- a CDS encoding DoxX family membrane protein, translated as MHNLSSLLVLLFLAITFLQSGYDKFTDYQGNLGWLKEHFKGTFFDGKVDFSLKIILILELIAGLLCIVGMIELVVNNGNTFAKYGAIVSCVTLVMLLFGQRVAKDYDGARTIAIYFIVAVFGLYLLE; from the coding sequence ATGCACAATTTATCTTCACTTTTAGTTCTATTATTTTTAGCAATAACATTTTTACAATCAGGATACGATAAATTCACTGATTATCAAGGAAATTTAGGATGGTTGAAAGAACATTTTAAAGGTACTTTTTTTGATGGAAAAGTAGATTTTTCTTTAAAAATCATTTTAATTTTAGAATTAATTGCTGGTTTACTTTGTATAGTAGGAATGATTGAATTAGTAGTCAATAACGGAAATACATTTGCTAAATATGGAGCAATTGTTTCATGTGTAACATTGGTAATGCTTTTATTTGGTCAGCGAGTTGCAAAAGATTACGACGGCGCTAGAACAATAGCTATTTATTTTATTGTAGCAGTTTTTGGTCTCTATTTACTTGAATAA
- a CDS encoding class I SAM-dependent methyltransferase produces MNFSTDNVYIKVQDHSVSKENFELLLDSDLQLLKTHPQPALENLGSYYESEDYISHTDSKRSLFEKMYHLVKSYSLKKKVGLINSYHREKGSLLDIGAGTGDFLVAAKASGWQTTGVEPNENAKKLAISKGISFQNSIESIENEQFNVITMWHVMEHVPDVEYQIKQLKRLLKPNGTLIIAVPNYKSFDAQHYGKFWAAYDVPRHLWHFSRTSIEKLVSRENMKLEKTLPMIFDSFYVSLLSEKYKTGKMNFFSAFWIGLRSNLKANASKEYSSHIYVVKNK; encoded by the coding sequence ATGAATTTCTCAACAGATAACGTTTACATCAAAGTACAAGATCATTCAGTTTCAAAAGAAAATTTCGAATTGCTTTTAGATTCTGATCTGCAATTATTAAAAACCCATCCCCAGCCGGCTTTAGAAAATTTGGGTTCGTATTATGAAAGTGAAGATTACATTTCACATACAGATTCAAAACGTTCTTTATTTGAGAAAATGTACCACTTGGTTAAATCCTACTCTTTAAAAAAGAAAGTAGGATTAATTAATTCTTATCATCGTGAAAAAGGGAGTTTATTAGACATTGGTGCGGGAACTGGCGACTTTCTTGTAGCAGCTAAAGCATCTGGTTGGCAAACTACAGGTGTAGAACCTAATGAAAATGCTAAAAAATTAGCTATTTCTAAAGGTATTTCTTTTCAAAATTCAATTGAAAGCATTGAAAATGAGCAATTTAACGTCATTACTATGTGGCATGTTATGGAACATGTACCAGATGTAGAATATCAAATCAAACAATTAAAACGATTATTGAAACCCAATGGTACTTTGATTATTGCTGTTCCCAATTATAAATCATTTGATGCACAACATTATGGAAAATTTTGGGCGGCCTATGATGTTCCAAGACACCTTTGGCATTTTTCAAGAACGAGTATTGAAAAACTTGTTTCACGTGAAAATATGAAATTGGAAAAAACCCTTCCAATGATTTTTGATAGTTTTTATGTTTCTCTTCTATCAGAAAAATACAAAACAGGGAAAATGAATTTTTTTAGTGCTTTTTGGATTGGTTTACGTTCAAATTTAAAAGCGAATGCTAGCAAAGAATATTCGTCGCACATTTACGTGGTTAAAAACAAGTAA
- the gltX gene encoding glutamate--tRNA ligase, which translates to MSKPVRVRFAPSPTGPLHIGGVRTALFNYLFAKKNNGTFYLRIEDTDQTRFVPGAEAYIFEALEWLGIAPDETVGKNEKFGPYRQSERKEMYKQYADKLIENGWAYYAFDSAEKLDELRKQAEAEGKTFIYNHSVREQLDNSLTVSREEVEKRISNGDAFVVRFKTPINETLIINDIIRGDVKFDTNLLDDKVLYKSDGMPTYHLANIVDDHLMETSHVIRGEEWLPSLPLHKLLYKAFDWEAPEFAHLPLILKPIGNGKLSKRDGDKMGFPVFPLEWKTEEGTSMGYRENGFFPEAVVNFLALLGWNDGTEQEIFSLEELVQKFDLARVNKSGAKFDPEKNKWFNHQYLIKKEDSELAEMFKKELNAKGISTDLDLTRVVSLVKERANFITELYDLSDYFFVAPSSYDEKAAKNWKEETPELMKQLIAVLEGISDFTSVNIEAVVKDWLTTNEIGMGKVMQPFRLSLVGALKGPHLFDIVEMLGKEESIERIETAIQTL; encoded by the coding sequence ATGTCAAAGCCCGTTAGAGTGCGATTTGCACCAAGTCCAACAGGACCTTTACACATAGGTGGTGTTAGAACTGCTTTATTTAACTACTTGTTTGCTAAGAAAAACAATGGAACTTTTTATTTACGTATAGAAGATACTGATCAAACTAGATTTGTACCAGGTGCGGAAGCTTATATTTTTGAAGCTTTAGAATGGTTAGGTATTGCTCCAGATGAAACTGTAGGTAAAAATGAAAAGTTTGGTCCTTATAGACAAAGTGAACGCAAAGAGATGTATAAACAATATGCAGATAAACTTATAGAAAATGGTTGGGCATATTATGCTTTTGATTCAGCAGAAAAACTAGATGAATTAAGAAAGCAGGCGGAAGCAGAAGGTAAAACATTTATCTACAATCATTCGGTTAGAGAGCAACTTGATAACTCGTTAACTGTTTCACGTGAAGAAGTTGAAAAAAGAATTTCCAATGGTGATGCTTTTGTCGTTCGTTTTAAAACTCCAATAAATGAAACTTTAATCATAAATGATATTATTCGTGGAGATGTAAAGTTTGATACTAACTTATTAGATGATAAAGTACTTTACAAAAGCGATGGTATGCCAACATATCATTTAGCAAATATTGTAGATGATCATTTAATGGAAACATCACACGTAATTCGTGGTGAGGAATGGTTGCCATCGTTACCACTTCATAAATTATTATACAAAGCCTTTGATTGGGAAGCACCAGAATTTGCACATTTACCACTAATTTTAAAACCAATTGGAAACGGAAAACTTTCTAAAAGAGATGGTGATAAAATGGGATTTCCTGTATTTCCTTTAGAATGGAAAACCGAAGAAGGAACATCTATGGGGTATCGTGAAAACGGATTTTTCCCGGAAGCTGTCGTAAACTTTCTAGCATTATTGGGTTGGAATGATGGGACTGAACAAGAAATATTCTCACTTGAGGAATTAGTTCAGAAATTTGATTTAGCTCGTGTTAACAAGTCGGGTGCCAAATTTGATCCAGAAAAAAACAAATGGTTTAACCACCAATATTTAATTAAAAAAGAAGACTCAGAATTGGCTGAAATGTTCAAAAAAGAACTAAATGCTAAAGGTATTTCTACAGATTTGGATTTAACAAGAGTTGTAAGTTTGGTAAAAGAAAGAGCTAATTTTATTACTGAATTATATGACTTATCAGATTACTTCTTTGTTGCTCCAAGTTCATATGACGAAAAAGCCGCTAAAAACTGGAAGGAAGAAACTCCAGAATTAATGAAACAATTAATTGCAGTTTTAGAAGGTATTTCAGACTTTACATCTGTCAACATAGAAGCAGTTGTAAAAGACTGGTTAACGACAAACGAGATAGGAATGGGTAAAGTTATGCAACCTTTCAGGTTAAGCCTTGTAGGAGCTTTAAAAGGACCTCATTTATTTGATATAGTTGAAATGTTAGGTAAAGAAGAAAGCATAGAAAGAATTGAAACCGCCATTCAAACATTATAA
- a CDS encoding ATP-binding protein: protein MLFKNIVGQEHIKSHLLTSAKNGRVPHAQLFVGHEGSGVLLTAIAYAQYVLCKNINLENSGGNESCNLKFENFSHPDLHFVYPTVTTEDVKSKPKSLDFLTLWRDFLTEKPYGSLFDWYDKLGVGNKQGEIRVEDASEILKSLSLKSYEGGYKIMIIWMADKMNIAASNKLLKLLEEPTDKTLFILISENEEDILQTIRSRCQVIHFPKLSESAISKHLIEFEGIGEKEAMTIAHKSQGNYNKALQLCHKINEDTPFEEWFVNWVRAAFRAKGNAAAIQDLINWSEEIAKLGRETQKKFLHFCTDMFRQALLYNYQAEPLVYYESGIQGFDMKKFAPFITGNNISEIYKELNDAVYHIERNGNAKIILTDLSIKLTRLIHKN, encoded by the coding sequence ATGTTGTTTAAAAATATTGTAGGGCAAGAACATATAAAAAGCCACCTTTTAACAAGTGCAAAAAATGGCAGAGTGCCTCATGCTCAGCTATTTGTAGGTCATGAAGGAAGTGGTGTATTACTAACGGCTATTGCTTATGCGCAATATGTTTTGTGCAAAAATATTAATTTAGAAAACAGTGGAGGAAATGAATCTTGTAATCTAAAATTTGAAAATTTTTCTCATCCTGATTTACATTTTGTATATCCTACAGTAACAACCGAAGATGTGAAATCTAAACCAAAAAGTTTAGATTTTCTGACCTTATGGAGAGATTTTTTAACAGAAAAACCATATGGAAGTCTTTTTGATTGGTATGACAAACTTGGAGTAGGAAACAAGCAAGGTGAAATTAGAGTAGAAGATGCTTCTGAAATTTTAAAGTCTTTATCTTTAAAATCTTATGAAGGTGGCTACAAGATAATGATTATTTGGATGGCTGATAAAATGAATATAGCCGCTTCAAATAAATTATTAAAACTTTTAGAAGAACCTACAGACAAAACTCTCTTTATATTAATATCTGAAAATGAAGAAGATATACTTCAAACCATTCGTTCAAGATGTCAAGTAATTCATTTTCCTAAGCTGAGTGAATCGGCAATTTCAAAACATTTAATTGAATTCGAAGGAATAGGAGAGAAGGAAGCTATGACAATTGCTCACAAATCTCAAGGTAATTACAATAAGGCTTTACAATTGTGTCACAAAATTAATGAAGATACACCATTTGAGGAATGGTTTGTAAACTGGGTTCGTGCTGCTTTTAGAGCAAAAGGTAATGCCGCTGCCATCCAAGATTTAATTAATTGGAGCGAAGAAATTGCTAAATTAGGACGTGAAACTCAGAAGAAATTTTTACACTTTTGTACCGATATGTTTCGCCAGGCTTTGCTATATAATTATCAAGCCGAACCTTTAGTATATTATGAATCTGGAATTCAGGGATTTGACATGAAAAAATTCGCGCCTTTTATTACTGGTAATAACATTTCAGAAATATATAAAGAACTCAATGATGCCGTTTACCACATTGAACGTAACGGAAATGCCAAAATTATTTTAACCGATTTATCTATAAAACTAACCCGTTTAATCCATAAAAACTAA
- a CDS encoding DUF4175 family protein — protein sequence MNASEVIFGKLEQFIKKFYTNELIRGSIFFVGLGLLYFLFTSFVEYFLWLKPTGRTVLFWLFVLVELFLLGRFIIFPLTKLFRIQKGITYEDASKIIGSHFSNVNDKLINFLQLANDRNQSELLLASIEQKANSLQPIPFTNAIDFNKNKKFIPLAAIPILFIIFLAISGRKDYITESMSRVVNFKQQYTPPAPFSFVVVNNLVTEQNKDFVLKVKTTGKVVPEKALIYINDESYFMESSKPGEFQYTFEKPVSNIDFHIEANEVSSSNYVLNVTTVPAIVYFEMKLNFPAYLHKKTEVIKGTGNAIVPEGTQVSWVMNTVATDKVSLIEKNNSFPFSRSQKAFSLSKNIYENSDYQIVTSNSKVQNYEKLSYSINVLKDQYPTIKVDVAPDTLKLGKSYLLGQLSDDYGLSKLQVVYYPKNNPAKTHRGTLKVKNDVYDQFVFAFPSNLPIEEGIAYEYYFEVYDNDAIHHFKSVKSSVFSHREDTESEKQEQFLENQNQSIQGLEKTLKSQDKQINELEKLQQNSKEKKDLDYKDQQKMNDFLKRQKQQEEMFKEFSDKMKENLEKFNPTEKDPDKELLKERLEKVQKDAEKNQKLLDELKELNNKLEQEELFDRIEKFQQKSKNQTKSLEQLVELTKRYYVEKKASQIADKLEKLAEKQEKLSDSKENSTEKQNEINKEFDDLKKQLDALDKENKELKKPMDIPNDKDKKESIDNDLKNASDQLKKNSPSSASPKQKSAAKKMQQMGQSMQMDMQGGEQEQLEEDVKMLRQILDNLVEVSFSQENLIKSVKEVNGNNASFAKNLKRQQDLKNQFRYVDDSLFAMSLRNPKIGDKVIIEIGNIHYNMDKSIVSFTENQIGRGTSSQQFALTGANTLANLLADILNSMQMQMSGQGQGSPKPGKGQGSGMQLPDIIKKQQGLGEKMQEGNKEGGDKQGEKPGQKPGQKPGEGMSGGQNGGKSGQSGQSQNAEGSDSDGEGNAKQVLDILKEQRQLRESLENELKKHGLTGAGQDALSKMKQIEKQLINKGFTQDVVQKALNLKYDLLNLEEAVQKQNQDNKREGITNKREFQNTAPALPQKLQDYLNSIEILNRQTLPLRSQFNKRVQDYFKEND from the coding sequence ATGAACGCTTCCGAAGTAATTTTTGGTAAACTAGAACAATTCATCAAAAAGTTTTATACGAATGAACTTATTCGTGGTAGTATATTTTTTGTTGGATTAGGCTTGTTATATTTTCTTTTTACAAGTTTTGTAGAGTATTTCCTTTGGTTAAAACCAACAGGAAGAACTGTATTGTTTTGGTTATTTGTCTTGGTCGAATTATTTCTGCTAGGAAGATTTATCATTTTTCCTCTAACAAAATTATTTAGAATTCAAAAGGGTATTACTTATGAAGATGCATCTAAAATCATTGGAAGTCATTTTTCTAATGTAAATGATAAGTTGATTAATTTTTTACAATTAGCCAATGATAGAAACCAATCAGAATTGCTTCTCGCTTCTATAGAACAAAAAGCTAATTCTTTACAACCAATTCCTTTTACAAATGCGATTGATTTTAATAAGAACAAAAAGTTTATTCCTTTAGCAGCTATTCCTATTCTCTTTATTATATTCCTTGCAATTTCTGGAAGGAAAGATTATATAACTGAAAGCATGAGTAGAGTTGTTAACTTCAAGCAACAATACACACCTCCTGCTCCATTTAGTTTTGTTGTAGTTAATAATCTTGTAACTGAACAAAACAAAGATTTTGTTCTGAAGGTTAAAACCACTGGAAAAGTTGTTCCTGAAAAAGCACTTATCTACATTAATGATGAAAGCTATTTTATGGAAAGTAGTAAACCTGGTGAATTTCAATATACGTTTGAAAAGCCAGTTTCTAATATAGATTTTCATATTGAAGCCAATGAAGTTTCTTCCTCTAATTATGTTTTGAATGTTACTACGGTACCCGCTATTGTATACTTCGAAATGAAACTTAATTTTCCGGCATATTTACATAAAAAGACTGAAGTTATTAAAGGAACAGGTAATGCTATTGTACCAGAAGGGACTCAAGTGTCATGGGTTATGAATACTGTGGCTACTGATAAAGTTTCATTAATTGAAAAGAATAACTCTTTCCCTTTTTCTAGGAGCCAAAAAGCGTTTAGTTTATCAAAAAATATTTATGAAAATTCAGATTATCAGATAGTTACTTCAAATAGTAAGGTACAAAACTATGAAAAGTTGTCGTATTCAATCAATGTTTTAAAAGATCAATACCCAACAATTAAAGTTGATGTCGCTCCTGATACCCTTAAACTAGGAAAAAGCTATTTGTTAGGTCAACTTTCAGATGATTATGGACTTTCAAAACTTCAGGTTGTTTATTATCCTAAGAACAATCCTGCTAAAACGCATCGAGGAACGTTGAAGGTTAAGAATGATGTGTATGACCAATTTGTTTTTGCTTTTCCTAGTAACTTACCTATAGAGGAAGGAATTGCCTATGAATACTATTTTGAGGTTTATGATAATGATGCAATCCATCATTTTAAAAGTGTTAAGTCTTCTGTTTTTTCACATAGAGAAGATACCGAATCTGAAAAGCAAGAACAGTTTTTAGAAAATCAAAATCAGAGTATTCAAGGTTTGGAAAAAACTTTAAAAAGCCAAGACAAACAAATTAACGAGTTAGAAAAGCTTCAGCAAAATAGTAAAGAAAAAAAAGATCTTGATTATAAAGATCAGCAGAAAATGAATGACTTTTTGAAACGTCAAAAACAACAAGAAGAAATGTTCAAAGAATTCTCTGATAAGATGAAAGAGAATTTAGAGAAATTCAACCCTACTGAGAAAGATCCAGATAAAGAACTTTTAAAAGAACGTCTTGAAAAAGTACAAAAAGATGCTGAGAAAAACCAAAAACTTTTGGATGAGTTGAAGGAACTAAATAATAAGTTAGAACAAGAAGAGTTGTTTGATCGTATTGAAAAGTTCCAGCAAAAAAGTAAAAACCAAACTAAAAGTTTGGAGCAATTGGTTGAGCTCACCAAACGTTATTATGTAGAAAAGAAGGCCAGTCAAATTGCTGATAAATTAGAAAAGCTTGCCGAGAAACAAGAAAAATTATCTGATAGTAAAGAAAATTCAACAGAGAAGCAAAATGAAATTAACAAAGAATTCGATGATTTAAAAAAGCAACTTGACGCTCTTGATAAAGAAAATAAGGAATTGAAAAAACCAATGGATATACCTAATGATAAGGATAAAAAAGAAAGTATTGACAATGATTTAAAAAATGCTTCAGATCAATTAAAGAAGAATTCTCCTTCTTCAGCTTCTCCTAAACAAAAGAGTGCTGCAAAGAAAATGCAACAAATGGGGCAGTCTATGCAAATGGATATGCAAGGTGGTGAGCAAGAACAATTGGAAGAAGATGTAAAAATGCTACGTCAGATTTTAGATAATTTAGTAGAGGTTTCCTTTTCTCAAGAAAATTTAATTAAAAGTGTAAAAGAGGTCAATGGAAATAATGCGTCTTTTGCCAAGAATTTAAAACGCCAGCAAGATTTAAAAAATCAATTTCGTTATGTCGATGATAGTTTGTTTGCAATGTCATTACGTAATCCTAAAATTGGAGACAAGGTTATAATTGAGATTGGAAATATTCATTACAATATGGATAAAAGCATTGTTTCTTTTACCGAAAATCAAATCGGAAGAGGTACTTCAAGTCAACAATTTGCATTAACCGGCGCTAACACTCTAGCTAATTTATTGGCTGATATTTTAAACAGCATGCAAATGCAAATGTCTGGCCAAGGTCAGGGTTCTCCCAAACCAGGAAAAGGACAAGGTAGTGGAATGCAATTGCCAGATATTATTAAAAAGCAACAAGGTCTGGGTGAAAAAATGCAAGAAGGAAATAAAGAAGGTGGTGATAAGCAAGGAGAAAAACCAGGACAGAAGCCAGGACAAAAACCTGGTGAAGGAATGTCGGGTGGTCAAAACGGTGGTAAGTCTGGACAATCAGGACAATCACAAAATGCTGAAGGAAGCGATAGTGATGGAGAAGGAAATGCAAAGCAAGTTCTTGACATTTTAAAAGAACAGAGACAGCTTCGTGAAAGTTTAGAAAACGAATTAAAGAAACACGGATTAACAGGTGCTGGTCAAGATGCTTTAAGTAAAATGAAGCAAATAGAAAAGCAACTTATTAATAAAGGTTTTACCCAAGACGTAGTTCAAAAAGCATTGAATTTAAAATATGATTTATTAAATCTTGAAGAAGCAGTACAAAAACAAAATCAAGATAATAAAAGAGAAGGGATAACTAATAAAAGAGAGTTTCAAAACACTGCTCCTGCCCTTCCGCAAAAGCTTCAAGATTATTTGAATAGTATTGAAATATTAAATAGACAAACACTACCTTTGCGCTCGCAATTTAATAAACGCGTTCAAGATTATTTCAAAGAGAATGATTAG
- the mnmG gene encoding tRNA uridine-5-carboxymethylaminomethyl(34) synthesis enzyme MnmG, producing the protein MFLEKYDVIVVGAGHAGCEAAASAANLGCKTLLITMSLQNIAQMSCNPAMGGIAKGQIVREIDALGGYSGIVSDKTAIQFKMLNQSKGPAMWSPRCQSDRMRFSEEWRLMLEQTPNLDFYQEMVTGVITEGDKITGVKTAIGLNIYAKTVVLTNGTFLNGLIHIGDKQFGGGRAGESASYGITEDLIKLGFQSGRMKTGTPPRVDGRSLDYSKMRVEPGDVNPAKFSYSDITKPLKIQRDCHMTYTSPLVHDLLREGFDRSPMFNGRIKSLGPRYCPSIEDKINRFADKDRHQLFVEPEGWNTVEVYVNGFSTSLPEDVQFKALRSVEGFENVKFFRAGYAIEYDYFPPTQLKHTLETKLISGLFFAGQINGTTGYEEAASQGLMAGINAALKAQERDEFTLKRDEAYIGVLIDDLITKGTEEPYRMFTSRAEYRTLLRQDNADYRLTPMSNKIGLASDERMRRMEYKFNEADKMVNFFKETSVSVAEANPVLEAKESTSISQGDKMFKIFSRPQIDMDDMRKFEKVEEYISNNTLDKEVLEQAEIQVKYSGYIEKERTNAEKLHRLENIRIPDNFDYDQLKSLSYEAREKLKKIRPVTISQASRISGVSPNDISVLLVFMGR; encoded by the coding sequence ATGTTTTTAGAGAAGTATGATGTAATTGTAGTTGGTGCTGGTCACGCAGGTTGTGAGGCTGCAGCATCTGCTGCAAATTTGGGTTGTAAAACATTATTGATTACAATGAGTTTGCAAAATATTGCGCAAATGTCATGTAATCCTGCTATGGGCGGAATTGCAAAAGGACAAATTGTTCGTGAGATTGATGCGCTTGGTGGTTATTCTGGAATTGTTTCAGATAAGACCGCGATTCAATTCAAGATGTTGAATCAGTCTAAAGGACCTGCTATGTGGTCGCCACGTTGTCAAAGTGATCGTATGCGTTTTTCTGAAGAATGGAGATTGATGTTGGAGCAAACTCCTAACCTTGATTTTTACCAAGAAATGGTTACTGGAGTGATTACAGAAGGTGATAAAATTACAGGTGTTAAAACAGCGATTGGTTTAAACATATATGCTAAAACCGTTGTACTAACCAACGGTACTTTTTTGAATGGGTTGATTCATATTGGAGATAAACAATTTGGTGGTGGTCGTGCTGGTGAAAGTGCTTCGTACGGAATTACCGAAGATTTGATTAAATTAGGTTTTCAATCAGGAAGAATGAAAACTGGAACTCCACCACGTGTAGATGGTCGTTCGTTAGATTATTCTAAAATGAGAGTTGAACCAGGAGATGTTAATCCTGCTAAATTCTCTTATTCTGATATTACAAAACCATTGAAAATCCAACGCGATTGTCATATGACTTATACTTCTCCTTTGGTGCATGATTTATTGCGCGAAGGATTTGATCGTTCTCCAATGTTTAACGGTCGAATAAAATCATTGGGTCCAAGATATTGTCCTTCTATAGAAGATAAAATAAATCGTTTTGCAGATAAAGACCGTCATCAGCTTTTTGTAGAGCCAGAAGGATGGAATACTGTTGAAGTGTATGTGAACGGATTTTCTACTTCGTTGCCAGAAGATGTTCAATTTAAAGCATTGCGTTCTGTAGAAGGTTTTGAAAATGTAAAATTCTTCCGTGCAGGTTATGCAATCGAATATGACTACTTCCCTCCTACGCAGTTAAAACATACGTTAGAAACTAAATTAATTTCTGGTTTGTTTTTCGCAGGACAAATTAATGGAACTACCGGATATGAAGAAGCGGCTTCTCAAGGATTAATGGCGGGGATAAATGCTGCATTGAAAGCGCAAGAACGTGATGAGTTTACATTAAAACGTGATGAGGCATATATAGGAGTTCTTATAGATGATTTAATTACAAAAGGAACGGAAGAACCATATCGTATGTTTACCTCTCGTGCCGAGTATCGTACGTTACTTCGTCAAGATAATGCCGATTATCGTTTGACTCCAATGTCGAATAAAATTGGGTTAGCTTCAGATGAACGTATGCGTCGTATGGAATATAAATTTAACGAGGCTGATAAAATGGTTAACTTTTTCAAAGAAACTTCCGTTTCTGTTGCAGAAGCAAATCCGGTTTTAGAAGCTAAAGAAAGTACTTCTATTTCGCAAGGTGATAAAATGTTTAAAATTTTCTCACGTCCGCAAATTGATATGGATGATATGCGTAAATTCGAAAAAGTTGAAGAATACATTTCTAATAATACTTTGGATAAAGAAGTTTTAGAACAAGCCGAAATTCAAGTGAAATATTCGGGTTATATAGAAAAGGAAAGAACTAATGCCGAAAAGCTTCACCGTTTAGAAAATATCCGTATTCCAGATAATTTTGACTATGATCAGTTAAAATCACTTTCTTATGAAGCTCGAGAAAAACTAAAAAAGATTCGTCCTGTTACTATTTCACAAGCATCTCGTATCAGTGGTGTTTCACCAAATGACATTTCGGTGTTGTTAGTTTTTATGGGGCGATAA
- a CDS encoding SH3 domain-containing protein, translating to MEIATVIKSYQKQYLNPIQLSIGDTVVLGKEETEEKWKGWIWAESKNNSGWIPIQIISFSDDKKTGVILEDYSALELSVDLGDELQVLKSLNGWLWLKNLQTKEEGWIPSECIKIN from the coding sequence ATGGAAATTGCGACAGTTATAAAATCTTATCAAAAACAATATTTAAATCCTATTCAACTTAGTATTGGTGATACTGTTGTTTTGGGTAAAGAGGAAACTGAAGAAAAATGGAAAGGTTGGATTTGGGCTGAATCCAAAAATAATTCAGGTTGGATTCCTATTCAAATTATTTCCTTTTCGGATGATAAAAAAACAGGTGTTATTTTAGAAGATTATTCGGCCTTAGAACTAAGTGTTGATTTAGGCGATGAACTTCAAGTTTTAAAATCTTTAAATGGATGGTTGTGGCTTAAAAATCTACAAACAAAAGAAGAAGGTTGGATTCCTTCAGAATGTATCAAAATTAATTAA
- the ybeY gene encoding rRNA maturation RNase YbeY, protein MISYNYEIDFLISNEEEYTSWIENVVKSEGKTLGELSYIFCDDEYLLEINQQYLDHDTLTDIISFDYTEGDIISGDIFISVERVKDNALDFNVSFEDELKRVIIHGVLHYCGYKDKSESDELLMRSKEEEKIKMFHVKHF, encoded by the coding sequence ATGATTAGTTACAATTATGAAATAGATTTTTTAATTTCTAACGAAGAAGAATACACTTCTTGGATAGAAAATGTTGTCAAATCAGAAGGAAAAACCTTAGGAGAACTGTCTTATATTTTCTGTGATGATGAGTATTTACTTGAAATAAATCAACAGTATTTAGATCATGATACACTTACGGATATAATTAGTTTTGATTATACCGAGGGTGATATTATTTCTGGAGACATATTTATCTCTGTTGAACGTGTAAAAGATAATGCTTTAGATTTTAATGTTTCTTTTGAAGATGAATTAAAACGTGTTATTATCCATGGTGTACTTCACTATTGTGGATACAAAGACAAATCTGAATCGGATGAATTATTAATGCGTTCTAAAGAAGAAGAAAAAATTAAAATGTTTCACGTGAAACATTTTTAA